In the genome of Hymenobacter taeanensis, one region contains:
- the tatC gene encoding twin-arginine translocase subunit TatC, with amino-acid sequence MNTEQPVRGDQHEMSFIDHLEALRWHIIRAAIAVVAFATAAFFSKEFLFHDLILGPSRPDFWTYRMSCKFAAWLGAPNVCIDKIGFVIQNREMSGQLTMHISTSFIVGLVLGFPYLFWELWRFIKPGLYPHERQNSQGAVFFVSLLFAMGLLFGYYIAAPMSIQFLAGYVVDPTIENQIDMQSYLSTLTTMSVACAFVFELPMIVFFLAKAGLITPEIMQVYRKHAIVVVLVIAAIITPPEVTSQIIVTIPIVLLYELSINIARVVTRNRTASLNAQLAENQGVA; translated from the coding sequence TTGAATACCGAACAACCTGTGCGGGGCGACCAGCACGAAATGTCTTTCATAGACCACCTGGAAGCTCTGCGGTGGCATATCATCCGTGCGGCCATTGCGGTGGTGGCGTTTGCCACTGCTGCCTTCTTTTCCAAGGAGTTCCTGTTTCACGACCTCATCCTGGGTCCCTCGCGCCCCGACTTCTGGACCTACCGGATGTCGTGCAAGTTTGCCGCCTGGCTGGGTGCGCCTAACGTGTGCATTGATAAAATCGGCTTCGTGATTCAGAACCGCGAGATGAGCGGGCAGCTGACCATGCACATCAGCACGAGCTTTATCGTGGGGCTGGTGCTAGGCTTTCCGTATTTGTTCTGGGAGCTGTGGCGCTTCATTAAGCCGGGCCTGTACCCACATGAGCGCCAAAACTCCCAGGGAGCGGTGTTCTTCGTGTCGTTGCTGTTTGCAATGGGCCTGTTGTTCGGGTACTACATTGCTGCTCCCATGAGCATTCAGTTCCTGGCCGGCTACGTGGTTGACCCCACCATTGAGAACCAGATTGACATGCAGAGCTACCTGAGCACGCTCACTACCATGTCGGTGGCTTGCGCATTCGTATTTGAGCTGCCCATGATTGTGTTCTTCCTGGCGAAAGCGGGCCTGATTACCCCCGAAATCATGCAGGTGTACCGCAAGCACGCCATTGTGGTAGTGCTGGTTATTGCGGCCATCATCACGCCCCCCGAGGTTACTTCCCAGATCATTGTTACCATCCCCATTGTGCTGCTCTATGAGCTCAGCATTAATATTGCCCGCGTAGTAACGCGCAACCGC
- a CDS encoding sigma-70 family RNA polymerase sigma factor, with protein sequence MNTSQQLAEVLTSLRVGNQSFLVNFYEQNRGLFARWARRQHNLAPAAAHELLRTVLVEFYDQVADGRMTKLPPDLRAYLYGMAGEHLAVAGRTTTELPVAEASRRQYLLGLFRQLNTDCQKVLMYFYFRGYNFEKVAGKMGFANSTVARIQKAGCLRQLYELRLRSESTGL encoded by the coding sequence ATGAACACCTCTCAGCAGTTAGCCGAAGTCCTGACCAGTCTGCGCGTAGGCAACCAGTCGTTTCTGGTGAACTTCTACGAGCAGAACCGCGGCCTATTTGCCCGTTGGGCCCGGCGGCAACACAACCTGGCCCCTGCCGCTGCCCACGAGCTGCTCCGGACGGTGCTGGTGGAGTTCTACGATCAGGTAGCAGACGGCCGCATGACCAAGCTCCCTCCTGATTTGCGGGCTTACCTATACGGCATGGCCGGAGAGCACCTTGCCGTAGCCGGCCGCACCACCACCGAGCTGCCCGTGGCTGAGGCCAGCCGCCGCCAATACCTGCTAGGCCTGTTCCGGCAGCTTAACACCGACTGCCAAAAGGTGCTGATGTACTTCTATTTCCGGGGCTACAACTTTGAGAAGGTAGCCGGCAAAATGGGCTTTGCCAACTCTACGGTGGCCCGCATCCAGAAAGCCGGGTGCCTGCGCCAGCTCTATGAGCTGCGCCTGCGCAGCGAAAGCACTGGCTTGTAG
- a CDS encoding metallophosphoesterase family protein, with product MARYATTDIHGCLLSFRHLVEEKLKLTPQDELYVLGDYVNKGPDSRGVLDYLMRLPDRGYQVVCLRGNHDQELLDAARGLEHLTWASADDRALTLQSFGVSRVEDIPAPYLCWLDDLPYQFELPDFVLVHAGFNFRLPPAEMRRDWHTMLNTKEFVMDASRLGGKRLLHGHVPTPTSTVQQRAEGHAQAIGLDTGCVYRHNPELSHLAALNLDTFALTLQPNMEEPYEIAKR from the coding sequence ATGGCCCGCTACGCCACCACCGATATTCATGGCTGTCTGCTTTCCTTCCGTCATTTAGTTGAGGAGAAGCTTAAGCTCACACCCCAGGATGAGCTTTATGTGCTGGGCGACTACGTGAACAAAGGCCCCGACAGCCGTGGCGTGCTCGACTACCTTATGCGGCTCCCTGACCGGGGGTACCAGGTGGTGTGCCTGCGCGGCAACCACGACCAGGAGCTGCTGGATGCAGCCCGCGGCCTGGAGCACCTCACCTGGGCCTCAGCCGACGACCGGGCCCTGACGCTGCAGAGCTTTGGCGTGAGCCGGGTAGAGGATATTCCGGCGCCTTACCTCTGCTGGCTCGATGATTTGCCCTACCAATTTGAACTGCCTGATTTTGTGCTGGTGCACGCCGGTTTCAATTTCCGATTGCCCCCCGCAGAAATGCGCCGTGACTGGCACACCATGCTCAATACCAAAGAGTTTGTGATGGATGCCTCCCGGCTGGGCGGTAAGCGGCTGCTGCATGGCCACGTGCCAACCCCCACTAGCACAGTGCAGCAGCGGGCGGAAGGCCATGCCCAGGCCATTGGGCTGGATACGGGTTGCGTGTACCGTCACAACCCTGAGCTTAGCCACCTGGCCGCGCTTAATCTCGATACGTTTGCGTTAACCCTACAGCCCAATATGGAGGAGCCGTATGAAATAGCAAAGCGCTAG
- a CDS encoding tetratricopeptide repeat protein: MAPSAPDLRPYLEELERFADGQMTIAEQEAFELRLEQDAVLAQAFLTYEQLTADLRWVAGHETLRLRLESLDRRLNQRQQALTRIKQQQRKTQKRWGLLASLVAVAALALWLLLRPNNSSLEEAWAQYYVPDEGLPAAVINEERRPLLAEAMREYKEGHYPTALFTLRRVPTTNLGQDTLLYYTGIFLLSQCRQEAEKAQDAQTFLRKVSQQPGSVLAPKARYHLGMSYWFTQQPEQARTTLQTVADDAGNPYQQAAQRLLQTDQLSR, from the coding sequence ATGGCCCCGTCTGCCCCCGATCTGCGCCCCTACCTGGAAGAGCTGGAACGCTTTGCCGATGGGCAGATGACCATTGCTGAGCAGGAAGCCTTTGAGCTGCGCCTGGAGCAGGATGCAGTATTGGCACAAGCCTTCCTCACCTACGAGCAGCTAACCGCCGATTTACGCTGGGTAGCGGGCCACGAAACCCTGCGCCTACGCTTAGAGTCTCTGGACCGCCGCCTCAATCAGCGCCAGCAAGCCCTGACCCGCATTAAGCAGCAGCAGCGCAAAACTCAAAAACGCTGGGGCCTACTGGCCAGTTTGGTGGCCGTGGCCGCGCTGGCACTGTGGTTGCTGCTTCGCCCCAACAACTCTTCCCTGGAAGAGGCCTGGGCTCAGTATTATGTACCCGATGAGGGCCTACCCGCGGCGGTTATCAACGAGGAGCGGCGCCCGCTCCTGGCCGAAGCCATGCGCGAATACAAAGAAGGGCACTACCCTACGGCCCTGTTCACGCTACGCCGCGTGCCTACTACTAACCTCGGCCAGGACACCCTGCTGTATTACACCGGCATCTTTCTGCTGAGCCAGTGCCGCCAGGAAGCCGAGAAAGCTCAGGATGCCCAAACATTTCTGCGCAAAGTAAGTCAACAGCCGGGCTCGGTGCTGGCGCCAAAGGCCCGGTATCACTTGGGTATGTCATACTGGTTTACGCAGCAACCGGAGCAGGCCCGCACCACCCTACAAACCGTGGCCGACGATGCTGGCAACCCGTACCAACAAGCCGCTCAGCGCCTCCTGCAAACCGACCAACTATCCCGCTAG
- the glyA gene encoding serine hydroxymethyltransferase: METQATTLAQDTAIFDLIQKEKERQTHGIELIASENYVSEQVMRAQGSILTNKYAEGLPGKRYYGGCEIVDQIEQLAIDRAKELFGVEWVNVQPHSGAQANAAVMLAVLNPGDKILGFDLSHGGHLTHGSPVNFSGKLYKPSFYGVEPETGLIDWEKVKETARREQPKLIICGASAYSRDWDYKALREAADEVGALLLADISHPSGLIAKGLLNNPFDHCHIVTTTTHKTLRGPRGGLILLGKDFENPFGIKTPKGEIRMMSSLLDGAVFPGTQGGPLEHVIGAKAVAFGEALSDAYTEYTHQVIKNAQALAGAFVERGYQIISGGTDNHLMLIDLRSKGLTGKLAENTLIKADITINKNMVPFDDKSPFVTSGMRIGSAAVTTRGLREPDMVRIVDFIDEVLTHNADDARISQVRGQVQEWMQQYPLFA, translated from the coding sequence ATGGAAACGCAAGCCACCACCCTCGCCCAAGACACGGCCATCTTCGACCTCATTCAAAAGGAAAAAGAGCGGCAAACCCACGGTATTGAACTCATTGCTTCTGAAAACTACGTTTCGGAGCAAGTAATGCGGGCCCAGGGCTCCATTCTCACCAACAAATACGCCGAGGGCCTGCCCGGCAAGCGCTACTACGGTGGCTGCGAAATAGTTGATCAGATTGAGCAGCTGGCCATTGATCGCGCCAAGGAGTTGTTTGGCGTTGAGTGGGTAAACGTGCAGCCGCACTCCGGGGCCCAGGCTAACGCGGCCGTGATGCTGGCCGTGCTCAACCCCGGCGACAAAATCCTCGGCTTTGACTTGAGCCACGGTGGTCACCTCACCCACGGCTCGCCGGTAAACTTCTCGGGCAAGCTCTATAAGCCCTCGTTCTACGGCGTAGAGCCCGAAACCGGCCTCATCGACTGGGAGAAGGTAAAGGAAACCGCCCGTCGTGAGCAGCCTAAACTCATCATCTGCGGCGCCTCAGCTTACTCCCGCGACTGGGACTACAAAGCCCTGCGCGAAGCCGCCGACGAGGTAGGTGCCCTGCTGCTGGCCGATATTTCGCACCCCTCCGGCCTCATTGCCAAAGGCTTGCTGAACAACCCCTTCGACCACTGCCACATTGTAACCACCACCACCCACAAAACCTTGCGCGGCCCCCGCGGCGGCCTCATTCTGTTGGGTAAGGACTTCGAGAACCCCTTCGGCATCAAAACCCCCAAGGGCGAAATCCGGATGATGAGCAGCCTGCTCGATGGTGCCGTATTCCCCGGTACCCAGGGCGGCCCCCTGGAGCACGTAATTGGGGCCAAGGCCGTAGCCTTCGGCGAAGCCCTCAGCGACGCCTACACCGAGTACACCCACCAGGTAATTAAGAATGCCCAGGCGCTGGCTGGTGCTTTTGTGGAGCGCGGCTACCAGATCATTTCTGGCGGTACTGATAACCACCTGATGCTGATTGACCTGCGCAGTAAAGGCCTCACGGGTAAGCTCGCCGAGAATACCCTCATCAAGGCCGACATCACCATCAACAAAAACATGGTGCCCTTCGATGATAAGTCGCCCTTCGTGACCAGCGGCATGCGTATTGGCTCGGCCGCCGTAACCACGCGCGGCCTGCGTGAGCCCGATATGGTGCGCATCGTAGACTTCATTGACGAGGTGCTGACCCACAACGCCGACGACGCCCGCATCAGTCAGGTGCGGGGGCAAGTGCAGGAGTGGATGCAGCAGTACCCCCTCTTCGCGTAA
- a CDS encoding beta-1,3-glucanase family protein has product MKKRTLLALLTLLVGVLSPLVTWAQGSIPFTIANNSPYADNTLYVAIVGIDPAGNHVWINAQNGQVLPMSSSYNTALGPTYNGNTGPGGNSRYAACFTRLSDIPNKTFTLPYIAGCRVFISQGQQLYLYFFGASGAPSGYAAPNPQNPNDPNRDIKYEFIELTNNASGFFGNTTRVDAFRYPMGLELFGSGYQKRTGELKTAADIVAAYKANVPTEFQGNVNNTTGEITFPSKTAAFQDGSNGTVAGPYGQYFKSYIDAIWNKYKSTDLIFYAGNAGVFKGRVDANDRLVVVGQSGAFAGRTGIINGRPTTQMAFEGKGLLDNRVSDGDCDLVVQAQMTAAINRHVVDVTTPTPGQQNWYDASKYYQAGPANYYARFWHLPGISVDNLSYGFAYDDVNDQSATLQTPRPTKVIATFGGYAGSTPPPATGVSTMYKDCNYTGTAVNLPVGDYNLAALQSRGILNDDISSLKVNTGYEVVLYENDNFTGGTLTVGSAGNTCLVNNPLGTGNWNDKATSLRVRTATTSTTFSLLLQAEAANVNSGMTVEACSDAGGGQNMGYVDAGDYLVFNGINFPTSGTYTIEYRVASGASGGTVSSDLNAGAIQLGSTAIPATGGWQTWTTVSRTVTINAGTYNFGIYAQTGGWNINWIRITKSNTAARTTLATTDARSLDAAQLYPNPATDRVQLSGLDGQLAGSRYRILDVRGKTVAEGAFDQGAAPVQKLTSGMYLLQVSTQDQRVVTRRFTK; this is encoded by the coding sequence ATGAAAAAGCGTACTCTACTTGCCTTGCTGACCTTGCTTGTCGGCGTGCTCAGCCCCCTGGTCACCTGGGCCCAAGGCAGCATTCCGTTTACTATTGCCAACAACTCGCCTTACGCCGATAACACGCTGTACGTAGCCATTGTAGGCATTGACCCAGCCGGTAACCACGTCTGGATTAACGCGCAGAACGGACAGGTACTGCCCATGTCGTCGTCGTACAATACGGCACTGGGGCCTACATATAATGGCAACACTGGCCCCGGCGGCAACTCGCGCTATGCGGCCTGCTTCACGCGCCTCAGCGACATCCCGAACAAGACGTTTACGCTGCCTTACATTGCGGGCTGCCGGGTTTTCATCTCGCAGGGCCAGCAGCTGTATCTGTATTTCTTTGGAGCCTCGGGGGCACCTTCGGGCTACGCCGCACCCAACCCTCAAAACCCGAACGACCCTAACAGGGACATTAAATATGAGTTTATTGAACTGACCAACAACGCTTCCGGCTTCTTCGGCAACACCACCCGCGTTGATGCGTTCCGCTACCCCATGGGCTTAGAGCTATTTGGCAGCGGCTACCAGAAACGCACCGGCGAGCTGAAAACTGCCGCCGATATTGTGGCCGCCTACAAGGCTAACGTGCCCACTGAGTTCCAGGGCAACGTTAACAACACAACAGGTGAAATTACCTTTCCCTCCAAAACCGCGGCCTTCCAGGATGGCTCAAACGGCACCGTAGCCGGCCCTTATGGGCAGTACTTCAAAAGCTACATTGATGCCATCTGGAACAAGTATAAGAGCACTGACTTGATCTTCTACGCTGGCAACGCGGGCGTATTCAAGGGCCGCGTAGATGCCAACGACCGGTTGGTAGTAGTAGGCCAGTCGGGCGCTTTTGCGGGCCGCACGGGCATCATCAATGGCCGCCCAACCACCCAAATGGCATTTGAGGGCAAGGGCCTGCTCGACAACCGGGTAAGCGACGGCGACTGCGACTTAGTGGTGCAGGCCCAGATGACGGCCGCCATCAACCGCCACGTAGTAGACGTGACCACCCCCACCCCCGGCCAGCAGAACTGGTACGATGCCAGCAAGTATTACCAGGCCGGCCCGGCCAACTACTACGCCCGTTTCTGGCACCTGCCCGGCATCAGCGTAGACAACCTCTCCTATGGGTTTGCTTATGACGACGTAAACGACCAGTCGGCCACGTTGCAAACGCCACGGCCCACCAAAGTCATTGCTACTTTTGGCGGGTACGCCGGCAGCACGCCGCCCCCGGCCACGGGTGTGAGCACCATGTACAAAGACTGCAACTACACCGGCACGGCCGTAAATCTGCCCGTGGGCGACTACAACCTGGCGGCGCTACAGAGCCGCGGCATCCTCAACGACGACATTTCCTCGCTTAAGGTGAATACCGGCTACGAAGTGGTGCTGTATGAAAACGACAACTTCACTGGGGGCACGCTCACGGTGGGCAGCGCTGGCAACACCTGCCTAGTAAATAACCCACTGGGCACCGGCAACTGGAACGACAAGGCAACCTCCTTGCGGGTACGTACCGCTACCACCAGCACCACATTTAGCCTGCTGCTCCAGGCTGAAGCCGCCAACGTGAACAGCGGCATGACCGTGGAGGCCTGCTCCGATGCGGGTGGCGGCCAAAATATGGGCTACGTAGATGCCGGTGACTACTTGGTGTTCAATGGTATCAACTTCCCCACCTCGGGCACTTACACTATTGAGTACCGCGTAGCCAGCGGGGCCAGCGGGGGCACTGTCTCCTCCGACCTGAATGCCGGCGCTATTCAGCTGGGTAGCACTGCCATTCCGGCCACCGGCGGCTGGCAGACCTGGACTACCGTTTCCCGGACGGTGACCATCAACGCGGGCACCTACAACTTTGGCATCTATGCTCAAACCGGCGGCTGGAACATCAACTGGATTCGGATTACGAAATCTAACACCGCTGCCCGCACCACGCTGGCCACCACCGATGCCCGCAGCCTAGACGCCGCGCAACTCTACCCCAACCCAGCAACCGACCGCGTGCAGCTAAGTGGCCTAGACGGGCAGCTTGCGGGTAGCCGCTACCGCATTCTGGATGTGCGCGGTAAAACTGTGGCCGAAGGGGCCTTCGACCAAGGTGCCGCACCGGTGCAGAAGCTCACCAGCGGCATGTATCTGCTGCAGGTAAGCACCCAAGACCAGCGCGTAGTTACCAGGCGCTTCACCAAATAG